Proteins co-encoded in one Streptomyces sp. NBC_01283 genomic window:
- a CDS encoding GntR family transcriptional regulator, with translation MDPTVSLQLGVDRSSPVPLYFQLSQQLEAAIERGALTPGTLLGNEIELAGRLGLSRPTVRQAIQSLVDKGLLVRRRGIGTQVVHSQVKRPLELSSLYDDLEAAGQRPETRVLRNTVEPASAEVAAALGVAEGDDVHLIERLRLAHGEPMACLRNHIPSGLIDLDTARLEATGLYRLMRAAGITLHSARQSVGARAAATDEGERLGEPAGAPLLTMQRTTFDDTGRAVEFGSHIYRATRYSFEFQLLVRP, from the coding sequence GTGGACCCGACCGTCTCGCTCCAGCTCGGCGTCGACCGCAGCAGCCCGGTCCCGCTGTACTTCCAGCTGTCGCAGCAGCTGGAGGCGGCGATCGAGCGCGGGGCCCTGACGCCGGGCACCCTGCTCGGCAACGAGATCGAGCTGGCGGGCCGCCTCGGCCTCTCCAGGCCGACCGTCCGCCAGGCCATCCAGTCGCTCGTCGACAAGGGGCTGCTCGTGCGCCGCAGGGGCATCGGCACCCAGGTCGTGCACAGCCAGGTCAAGCGCCCCCTTGAGCTCAGCAGCCTCTACGACGACCTGGAGGCCGCGGGGCAGCGCCCCGAGACCCGCGTCCTGCGCAACACCGTCGAGCCCGCGTCCGCCGAGGTCGCCGCCGCGCTCGGTGTCGCGGAGGGCGACGACGTCCACCTGATCGAGCGGCTCCGACTGGCCCACGGGGAACCCATGGCCTGTCTCCGCAACCACATCCCGTCCGGGCTGATCGACCTCGACACCGCACGCCTGGAGGCCACCGGCCTCTACCGCCTGATGCGCGCCGCGGGCATCACCCTGCACAGCGCGCGCCAGTCCGTGGGTGCCCGCGCGGCCGCCACCGACGAGGGCGAGCGGCTTGGCGAGCCCGCGGGCGCCCCGCTGCTCACGATGCAGCGCACGACCTTCGACGACACCGGCCGCGCGGTCGAGTTCGGGTCGCACATCTACCGCGCCACGCGCTACTCCTTCGAGTTCCAGCTCCTCGTACGCCCCTAG
- a CDS encoding Gfo/Idh/MocA family oxidoreductase, with protein sequence MRIGLIGTGRIGTFHSAALQRHPEVHSLVVADADAGRAAGLAARIGAASASSVDDVFTGRGRSGAVDAVVITAATAAHAELIGKAARAGLPVFCEKPIALDLPGTLAALREVEAAGTVLQLGFQRRFDAGYVAAREAVRSGRLGRLHTVRAMTSDPAPPPAAYLPLSGGLYRDCLVHDFDMLRWVTGREVTEVYATGSDAGPSMFRDAGDVDTAAAVLTLDDGTLATATATRCNGAGYDVRMELAGEDDQIAVGFDDRTPLSSVEPAGPPPPDKPWPGFLERFTPAYEAELAAFVDVVRGERINPCDGREALEALRIAEACELSRRERRLVPLAEIAGVRSAEIAGA encoded by the coding sequence ATGCGCATCGGACTGATCGGAACGGGTCGTATCGGCACATTTCACTCCGCGGCCCTTCAGCGGCATCCGGAGGTGCATTCGCTGGTCGTCGCGGACGCCGACGCCGGGCGTGCGGCGGGGCTCGCGGCGCGGATCGGTGCGGCATCGGCGTCCTCGGTGGACGACGTCTTCACCGGAAGGGGCCGGTCGGGTGCCGTGGACGCGGTGGTGATCACCGCGGCGACCGCCGCGCACGCCGAGCTGATCGGCAAGGCGGCGCGCGCCGGACTGCCGGTGTTCTGCGAGAAGCCCATCGCCCTCGATCTGCCCGGTACGCTCGCCGCGCTCCGGGAGGTGGAGGCCGCGGGCACGGTGCTCCAGCTCGGCTTCCAGCGGCGATTCGACGCGGGGTACGTGGCGGCGCGCGAGGCCGTGCGGTCGGGGCGGCTCGGGCGGCTGCACACGGTCCGCGCGATGACCTCCGACCCGGCGCCGCCGCCGGCCGCGTATCTCCCGCTCTCCGGCGGGCTCTACCGCGACTGCCTGGTCCACGACTTCGACATGCTGCGCTGGGTGACGGGCCGTGAGGTGACGGAGGTGTACGCGACCGGGTCGGACGCCGGGCCCTCGATGTTCCGCGACGCGGGCGACGTCGACACGGCCGCGGCGGTCCTCACCCTGGACGACGGCACGCTCGCCACGGCGACGGCCACGCGGTGCAACGGCGCGGGCTACGACGTACGGATGGAACTGGCCGGAGAGGACGACCAGATCGCGGTCGGCTTCGACGACCGCACACCCCTGTCGTCCGTGGAACCCGCGGGCCCGCCGCCGCCCGACAAGCCGTGGCCCGGCTTCCTGGAGCGGTTCACTCCGGCGTACGAGGCGGAGCTCGCGGCATTCGTGGATGTCGTGCGCGGCGAGCGGATCAACCCCTGCGACGGCCGCGAGGCTCTGGAGGCGCTGCGGATCGCCGAGGCGTGTGAACTGTCGCGGCGGGAGCGGCGGTTGGTGCCTTTGGCGGAGATCGCCGGGGTCCGATCAGCGGAGATCGCCGGGGCCTGA
- a CDS encoding thioesterase II family protein, protein MSGGQGSGRSAWIRRYTPAEEADRRLVCFPHAGGSASYFHGLTQRLAPDVDVLAVQYPGRQDRISEPSLENIADLADQAYEALKPWTGKPLALFGHSMGAVVAFEVALRLAADGTVPLRLFPSGRRAPSRFREENVHLRDDDGLLREVASLAGTDSALLADPDMRRMILPSLRADYRAVETYRHTGGKRLDCPVLALAGADDPKAPLDDVRAWGEHTTREFAMEVFPGGHFYLTDEMAAVAALLRSHLTAATGG, encoded by the coding sequence GTGAGTGGTGGACAGGGGAGCGGCCGGAGCGCCTGGATACGGCGCTACACGCCGGCGGAGGAGGCGGACCGCCGACTGGTCTGCTTCCCGCACGCGGGAGGTTCGGCCAGCTACTTCCACGGCCTCACGCAACGCCTGGCCCCGGACGTCGACGTCCTTGCGGTGCAGTACCCCGGCCGTCAGGACCGCATCTCGGAGCCGTCCCTGGAGAACATCGCCGACCTCGCCGACCAGGCGTACGAGGCGCTGAAGCCGTGGACCGGCAAGCCGCTCGCGCTGTTCGGCCACAGCATGGGCGCGGTCGTGGCCTTCGAGGTGGCTCTGCGGCTCGCGGCCGACGGCACCGTGCCGCTGCGGCTCTTCCCCTCGGGGCGCCGGGCCCCCTCGCGCTTCCGCGAGGAGAACGTGCACCTGCGGGACGACGACGGCCTGCTGAGGGAGGTGGCGAGCCTCGCGGGCACCGACAGCGCGCTGTTGGCCGACCCGGATATGCGGCGGATGATCCTGCCGTCGCTGCGCGCCGACTACCGCGCTGTCGAGACCTACCGGCACACCGGTGGCAAGCGCCTCGACTGTCCGGTGCTCGCGCTGGCCGGCGCGGACGACCCGAAGGCACCGCTCGACGACGTACGGGCCTGGGGCGAGCACACCACCCGGGAGTTCGCGATGGAGGTGTTCCCCGGCGGCCACTTCTACCTCACCGACGAGATGGCGGCCGTGGCCGCGTTGCTGCGCTCACACCTCACCGCCGCGACCGGGGGCTGA
- a CDS encoding SDR family oxidoreductase — MSSLTGKTALVTGGSRGIGAAIALRLAQEGADVAITYVKEESAALDVVAKIESAGRRGFAIKADAADPGDAAGAVERAADDLGRLDILVNNAGIGVLAPIGDLALSDVDRVLDINVRSVFLASQAAAGRLADGGRIISTGSALTRYSGGGGGTLYAMSKAALTGMTKPLARELAGRGITVNVIHPGAIDTDMNPADGPFAEPQKAGTALARFGSADEVASLVAYLAGEDAAFITGAELVADGGYTA; from the coding sequence ATGTCTTCTCTAACCGGCAAGACCGCTCTCGTCACCGGTGGCAGCCGCGGCATCGGGGCGGCGATCGCCCTGCGGCTCGCACAGGAGGGAGCCGATGTCGCGATCACGTACGTCAAGGAGGAGTCGGCCGCTCTCGACGTCGTCGCCAAGATCGAGTCGGCCGGACGGCGCGGGTTCGCCATCAAGGCCGACGCGGCCGACCCCGGTGACGCCGCGGGCGCGGTGGAGCGCGCCGCCGACGACCTGGGCCGCCTGGACATCCTGGTGAACAACGCGGGCATCGGGGTCCTCGCCCCCATCGGGGACCTGGCGCTCTCCGACGTCGACCGGGTGCTCGACATCAACGTACGTTCGGTCTTCCTGGCCTCGCAGGCCGCCGCCGGACGTCTGGCCGACGGGGGCCGGATCATCTCCACCGGATCGGCGCTCACCCGGTACTCCGGTGGTGGCGGCGGCACGCTCTACGCGATGAGCAAGGCGGCGCTGACCGGCATGACGAAGCCCCTGGCCCGGGAGCTCGCCGGGCGCGGGATCACCGTGAACGTGATCCACCCGGGCGCGATCGACACGGACATGAACCCGGCCGACGGCCCGTTCGCCGAGCCGCAGAAGGCGGGGACGGCGCTGGCCCGCTTCGGCTCCGCCGACGAGGTGGCCTCGCTCGTCGCCTATCTCGCCGGTGAGGACGCCGCGTTCATCACGGGCGCGGAGCTCGTGGCCGACGGCGGGTACACCGCGTAA
- a CDS encoding sugar ABC transporter substrate-binding protein, whose protein sequence is MARVQTGVRAVGAVLVAVLGVSLAGCSSTGGKRAEDARKAATAQGKAAVNTPNWTFGMVTHSGDGDTFWDIVQEGAEQAARKDNIKFLYSHNAEAQQQAQLVDSYIDKKVDGIIVSLAKPAAMKGALARAKKAGIPVITVNSGSAESKEFGALTHIGQDETIAGEAVGEELNKRGKKKALCILHEQGNVGHEQRCEGAKKTFDGKMQNLYVTGTNMPDVQSSIEARLQSDKSIDSVVTLGAPFADTAVKAADSAGSKAEVDTFDLNEKVAAGLKDGTLGFAVDQQPYLQGYEAVDLLWLYKYNDDVLGGGKPVLTGPQIITKDQAAKLEDYAKRGTR, encoded by the coding sequence GTGGCAAGGGTTCAGACAGGGGTACGTGCGGTGGGCGCCGTGCTGGTCGCGGTGCTCGGGGTATCCCTCGCGGGGTGCAGCAGCACCGGTGGCAAGCGCGCCGAGGACGCACGCAAGGCGGCAACGGCACAGGGCAAGGCCGCGGTGAACACGCCGAACTGGACGTTCGGAATGGTGACCCACTCGGGTGACGGCGACACGTTCTGGGACATCGTCCAGGAGGGCGCCGAGCAGGCGGCCCGCAAGGACAACATCAAGTTCCTGTACTCCCACAACGCCGAGGCCCAGCAGCAGGCCCAGCTGGTGGACTCGTACATCGACAAGAAGGTCGACGGCATCATCGTCAGCCTCGCCAAGCCCGCGGCGATGAAGGGCGCCCTGGCCCGCGCGAAGAAGGCCGGTATCCCGGTGATCACGGTGAACTCAGGCTCCGCGGAGTCCAAGGAGTTCGGTGCGCTCACCCACATCGGCCAGGACGAGACGATCGCGGGCGAGGCCGTCGGCGAGGAGCTCAACAAGCGCGGCAAGAAGAAGGCGCTCTGCATCCTGCACGAGCAGGGCAACGTCGGCCACGAGCAGCGCTGCGAGGGCGCCAAGAAGACCTTCGACGGCAAGATGCAGAACCTGTACGTGACCGGCACGAACATGCCCGACGTGCAGTCCTCCATCGAGGCCAGGCTCCAGTCCGACAAGTCCATCGACTCGGTCGTCACGCTCGGCGCGCCCTTCGCGGACACCGCGGTGAAGGCCGCGGACAGCGCCGGCAGCAAGGCCGAGGTCGACACCTTCGACCTGAACGAGAAGGTCGCGGCGGGCCTGAAGGACGGCACGCTCGGCTTCGCCGTCGACCAGCAGCCCTACCTCCAGGGCTACGAGGCCGTGGACCTGCTCTGGCTCTACAAGTACAACGACGACGTGCTCGGCGGCGGCAAGCCGGTCCTCACCGGACCGCAGATCATCACCAAGGACCAGGCCGCCAAGCTGGAGGATTACGCGAAGCGAGGGACCCGATGA
- a CDS encoding sugar ABC transporter substrate-binding protein: MRTARRAAGITVCMAVIALAAGCSSSGGKDDEDTSGDGGGGGKGVNTPRLKISMVTHSGEGDTFWDIVQSGAKQAARKDNVEFLYSNDKEAKGQAELVQSAIDKKVDGIVVTLAKPEAMKAVLGKAEAAGIPVVTINSGGEFSADFGALSHIGQDESVAGEAVGDELTKRGKKKALCVIHEQGNVSLEQRCAGVKKTFKGSVENLNVEGTNAPGAQSSISAKLQATKSIDAVVTLGAPIAAISVKAKEDAKSTAEVDTFDLNAEVVKRLKAKEVGFAVDQQPYLQGYLAIDELWLYKTNANVLGGGKPVLTGPAIVTEKDVPKLEKYTARGTR, encoded by the coding sequence ATGCGTACAGCCCGCAGGGCAGCAGGCATCACCGTTTGCATGGCCGTCATCGCGCTCGCCGCCGGGTGCAGCAGCTCCGGCGGCAAGGACGACGAGGACACGTCGGGTGACGGCGGGGGAGGCGGCAAGGGCGTGAACACGCCCCGCCTCAAGATCTCGATGGTCACGCACTCCGGCGAGGGCGACACCTTCTGGGACATCGTCCAGAGCGGTGCGAAGCAGGCGGCCCGCAAGGACAACGTCGAGTTCCTCTACTCCAACGACAAAGAGGCCAAGGGGCAGGCCGAGCTCGTCCAGTCGGCGATCGACAAGAAGGTCGACGGCATCGTCGTGACCCTGGCCAAGCCCGAGGCGATGAAGGCGGTCCTCGGCAAGGCCGAGGCAGCCGGGATACCGGTCGTCACGATCAACTCCGGCGGCGAGTTCTCCGCGGACTTCGGCGCGCTCAGCCACATCGGCCAGGACGAGTCCGTGGCGGGCGAGGCGGTCGGCGACGAGCTGACCAAGCGCGGCAAGAAGAAGGCGCTCTGCGTCATCCACGAGCAGGGCAACGTCTCCCTGGAGCAGCGCTGCGCGGGCGTCAAGAAGACCTTCAAGGGCTCGGTCGAGAATCTCAACGTCGAAGGCACCAACGCGCCCGGAGCCCAGTCCTCCATCAGCGCGAAACTCCAGGCGACCAAGAGCATCGACGCCGTCGTCACCCTCGGCGCGCCGATCGCCGCCATCTCGGTGAAGGCCAAGGAGGACGCGAAGAGCACGGCGGAGGTCGACACGTTCGACCTGAACGCCGAGGTCGTCAAGCGCCTCAAGGCCAAGGAGGTCGGCTTCGCCGTCGACCAGCAGCCCTACCTGCAGGGCTACCTCGCCATCGACGAGCTGTGGCTCTACAAGACCAACGCGAACGTCCTCGGCGGCGGCAAGCCCGTCCTCACCGGACCCGCGATCGTCACCGAGAAGGACGTGCCGAAGCTGGAGAAGTACACCGCCCGCGGTACCCGATGA
- a CDS encoding SigB/SigF/SigG family RNA polymerase sigma factor, with translation MSTAALEQTQDPATRAGDELAERAYTDPSSIAPRDAREVGKRFFDRLTQLEEGTHEYQYVRNALIEMNLSLVQYAASRFKHRGHQEMEDIIQVGTIGLIKAIDRFELSREVEFTSFAVPYITGEIKRFFRDTSWAVHVPRRLQEARIELSKATEELRTRLGRMPSTAELAELMQLKPSEVAEAQKASNGYNAVSLNAAVNGADDESDTMLADFIGIDEQSFELVENFHSLAPLIAGLDERERTLIHLRFVEEQTQQQIADALGCSQMHVSRLITRLVGKLRAGLLATD, from the coding sequence ATGAGCACCGCGGCGCTGGAGCAGACGCAGGACCCGGCCACCCGAGCCGGGGACGAACTCGCTGAACGCGCGTACACGGACCCCTCCTCCATCGCGCCGAGGGACGCGCGGGAGGTCGGCAAGCGTTTCTTCGACCGCCTCACCCAACTCGAAGAGGGCACGCACGAGTACCAGTACGTGCGCAACGCCCTGATCGAGATGAACCTCTCCCTCGTGCAGTACGCGGCCTCCCGGTTCAAGCACCGCGGCCACCAGGAGATGGAAGACATCATCCAGGTCGGCACCATAGGCCTGATCAAGGCCATCGACCGGTTCGAGCTCTCCCGCGAGGTCGAGTTCACGTCCTTCGCCGTCCCTTACATCACCGGGGAGATCAAGCGGTTCTTCCGCGACACCTCCTGGGCCGTGCACGTGCCGCGCCGCCTGCAGGAAGCACGCATCGAACTGTCCAAGGCCACCGAGGAGCTGCGCACCCGTCTGGGCCGGATGCCCTCCACGGCCGAGCTGGCGGAACTGATGCAGCTCAAGCCCTCTGAGGTAGCCGAGGCGCAGAAGGCGTCCAACGGCTACAACGCCGTCTCCCTGAACGCGGCCGTCAACGGCGCCGATGACGAATCCGACACGATGCTCGCGGACTTCATCGGCATCGACGAGCAGTCCTTCGAACTCGTCGAGAACTTCCACTCGCTCGCCCCGCTGATCGCCGGACTCGACGAACGGGAACGCACCCTCATCCATCTCCGCTTCGTCGAGGAGCAGACCCAGCAGCAGATCGCCGACGCGCTCGGCTGCTCGCAGATGCACGTCTCCCGGCTGATCACCCGTCTCGTGGGCAAGCTCCGCGCCGGCCTGCTGGCCACCGACTAG
- a CDS encoding Dps family protein codes for MTSEATPKYTVPGLTVREAGTVIELLQQRLHALNDLHLTLKHVHWNVVGPHFIAVHQMLDPQVDRVRDLADDAAERLAALGGIAHGTPGALVKERTWDDYSVGRADAIAHLGALDLVYTGVIQDVRAAIKKVGSIDPATEDLLIEQLRALEQFQWFVRAHLETAGGTLTTDGATTEAEAAEKSSGE; via the coding sequence TTGACTTCCGAGGCCACCCCCAAGTACACCGTCCCCGGCCTCACGGTCCGGGAGGCCGGCACGGTCATCGAGCTGCTGCAGCAGCGTCTGCACGCGCTCAACGATCTCCACCTCACGCTCAAGCACGTGCACTGGAACGTGGTCGGCCCGCACTTCATCGCCGTGCACCAGATGCTCGACCCGCAGGTCGACCGCGTGCGTGACCTGGCCGACGACGCGGCCGAGCGGCTCGCGGCCCTGGGCGGCATCGCGCACGGCACCCCCGGCGCCCTGGTCAAGGAGCGCACGTGGGACGACTACAGCGTGGGCCGCGCCGACGCCATCGCCCACCTCGGCGCCCTCGACCTCGTCTACACCGGGGTCATCCAGGACGTGCGCGCGGCCATCAAGAAGGTGGGGTCCATCGACCCCGCCACCGAGGATCTGCTGATCGAGCAGCTGCGGGCCCTCGAACAGTTCCAGTGGTTCGTGCGGGCTCACCTGGAGACGGCGGGCGGCACGCTCACCACGGACGGCGCCACGACCGAGGCGGAGGCCGCCGAGAAGTCTTCGGGCGAGTGA
- a CDS encoding CsbD family protein: MTANEKAKAKTEQATGAAKEAAGRAVGNERLTAEGRAQQMKGDARQAKEKTKDIGKH; the protein is encoded by the coding sequence ATGACCGCCAACGAGAAGGCCAAGGCGAAGACCGAGCAGGCCACCGGTGCCGCGAAGGAAGCCGCCGGACGCGCCGTGGGCAACGAACGCCTCACCGCCGAGGGCCGCGCCCAGCAGATGAAGGGCGACGCGCGGCAGGCGAAGGAGAAGACCAAGGACATCGGCAAGCACTGA
- a CDS encoding sensor histidine kinase, which yields MSGNETPAVPGQRRPRRTLRDWGVDFACFFVAVAIGMVGADAVGDNPHVSPGLAEADQVIGALACAAVWLRRRWPVGLAVAMVLVSVVSDTAGGASAVALFTLAVHRPFRYVGWIGGVSICLMPFIYWVRPDADVPFLVAVLFGVLVNASVIGWGMFVRSRRHLLLSLRDRAIRAENEATLRAAQAQRLARESIAREMHDVLAHRLTLLSVHAGALEFRPDAPQQEIVRAAGVIRESAHEALQDLREVIGVLRGGGDGEASGRPQPTLAALETLVAESREAGMKVALDHRVPDSAAVPAAVGRTAYRIAQEGLTNARKHAPGAEVTVAVSGAPGEGLTLSVRNPPPPGEVPKVPGSGQGLIGLTERATLAGGRIEHGAADDGGFRVDAWLPWDSAPGRGGEV from the coding sequence ATGAGCGGCAACGAGACCCCGGCTGTCCCCGGCCAGCGCAGGCCCCGGCGGACCCTGCGTGACTGGGGCGTCGACTTCGCCTGCTTCTTCGTCGCCGTCGCCATCGGCATGGTGGGCGCGGACGCCGTCGGCGACAACCCGCACGTCTCGCCCGGCCTCGCGGAGGCCGACCAGGTCATCGGCGCACTCGCCTGCGCCGCCGTCTGGCTGCGCAGGCGCTGGCCGGTCGGTCTCGCCGTCGCCATGGTGCTGGTCAGCGTGGTCTCGGACACCGCGGGCGGCGCGTCCGCCGTGGCGCTGTTCACCCTCGCCGTGCACCGGCCCTTCCGGTACGTCGGCTGGATCGGCGGGGTCTCGATCTGTCTGATGCCGTTCATCTACTGGGTGCGGCCCGACGCCGACGTGCCCTTCCTGGTCGCCGTCCTGTTCGGGGTGCTGGTCAACGCCTCCGTCATCGGCTGGGGCATGTTCGTGCGCTCGCGCCGCCACCTCCTGCTCAGCCTGCGCGACCGCGCGATCCGCGCCGAGAACGAGGCCACGCTCCGTGCCGCACAGGCCCAGCGCCTGGCCCGCGAGTCGATCGCCCGCGAGATGCACGACGTGCTCGCCCACCGCCTCACCCTGCTCAGCGTGCACGCGGGGGCCCTGGAGTTCCGCCCGGACGCGCCCCAACAGGAGATCGTCCGCGCCGCCGGTGTCATCCGGGAAAGCGCGCACGAAGCGCTGCAGGACCTGCGCGAGGTGATCGGCGTCCTGCGTGGTGGCGGCGACGGCGAGGCGTCGGGACGGCCGCAGCCCACCCTCGCCGCCCTGGAGACCCTGGTCGCCGAGTCGCGCGAGGCGGGCATGAAGGTCGCGCTCGACCACCGCGTCCCCGACTCGGCCGCCGTGCCCGCCGCCGTCGGCCGCACCGCGTACCGCATCGCACAGGAGGGCCTGACCAACGCCCGCAAGCACGCCCCGGGCGCCGAGGTGACCGTCGCGGTCTCCGGCGCCCCGGGCGAGGGCCTCACCCTGTCGGTGCGCAACCCGCCGCCGCCCGGAGAGGTGCCGAAGGTCCCCGGTTCCGGGCAGGGGCTGATCGGCCTGACGGAACGGGCCACGCTTGCGGGCGGCCGCATCGAGCACGGGGCCGCGGACGACGGCGGCTTCCGCGTCGACGCCTGGCTGCCGTGGGACTCAGCCCCCGGTCGCGGCGGTGAGGTGTGA
- a CDS encoding DMT family transporter: MSTLAVPAAPAARRAWLTDLPVLLVAVVWGASYLAAKGITTTHTVVAVLVLRFAVVLPALVVAGWRGLRALTAPQWRGAAVLGLILSGIFLLETYGVVRTSATNAGLIISLTMIFTPLAEAAVTRQRPPRAFLAAAGLSVLGVVLLTQGGGFTRPSAGDGLILLAALARTVHVLAMSRIKAVRAAQDADSLSLTTVQLGSAVAVFAVLAAAGTGEAPWSVAGGFGAREWAGLLFLSVFCTLFAFFVQMWAVRRTSPSRVSLLLGTEPLWAAAVGIAVGGERLGVVGLVGGVLVLVGTSWGRGVR, translated from the coding sequence GTGTCGACGCTCGCCGTTCCCGCCGCGCCCGCAGCGCGCCGCGCCTGGCTCACCGATCTGCCCGTCCTGCTCGTGGCCGTGGTCTGGGGCGCCAGCTATCTCGCCGCGAAGGGCATCACGACGACGCACACGGTCGTCGCCGTCCTGGTGCTGAGGTTCGCCGTCGTGCTGCCCGCGCTCGTGGTGGCCGGATGGCGCGGCCTGCGCGCGCTGACCGCGCCGCAGTGGCGCGGGGCGGCGGTGCTCGGGCTGATCCTGAGCGGGATCTTCCTCCTGGAGACGTACGGCGTCGTCCGCACATCGGCGACCAACGCCGGCCTCATCATCAGCCTCACCATGATCTTCACCCCGCTCGCCGAGGCCGCCGTGACACGGCAGCGGCCGCCGCGCGCCTTCCTCGCAGCGGCGGGGCTGTCCGTGCTCGGCGTGGTCCTGCTGACCCAGGGCGGCGGCTTCACGCGACCGTCGGCGGGCGACGGCCTGATCCTCCTGGCGGCGCTCGCGCGCACGGTGCACGTCCTGGCGATGTCGCGCATCAAGGCCGTGCGGGCCGCCCAAGACGCAGACTCGCTCTCGCTCACCACCGTCCAACTGGGCTCTGCCGTCGCCGTGTTCGCGGTCCTTGCCGCCGCGGGCACGGGGGAGGCGCCTTGGTCCGTCGCCGGTGGATTCGGGGCGCGCGAGTGGGCCGGGCTGCTCTTCCTCTCGGTGTTCTGCACGCTCTTCGCCTTCTTCGTGCAGATGTGGGCGGTGCGCAGGACGTCTCCCTCGCGCGTGAGCCTGCTGCTCGGGACGGAGCCGCTGTGGGCCGCCGCGGTGGGGATCGCGGTGGGCGGGGAGCGGCTGGGTGTGGTGGGTCTGGTGGGAGGTGTGCTGGTTCTGGTGGGGACCAGCTGGGGCCGTGGAGTGCGGTGA
- a CDS encoding response regulator, which translates to MNPIRVLLVDDDPLVRAGLSFMMGGADDIEIVGEAADGSQVAPLVGELRPDVVLMDIRMPTMDGLAATEALRKRPDAPEVIVLTTFHADEQVLRALRAGAAGFVLKDTPPAEIVAAVRAVAAGEPVLSPTVTQQLITQVTGVDPQQGRRERALERLALLGEREREVAVAVGRGASNADIAAELYLSVATVKAHVSRVLTKLDLNNRVQVALLAHDAGLLDGAE; encoded by the coding sequence ATGAACCCGATCCGCGTGCTTCTCGTCGACGACGACCCGCTGGTCCGCGCCGGTCTGTCCTTCATGATGGGCGGCGCGGACGACATCGAGATCGTCGGCGAGGCGGCGGACGGCTCCCAGGTGGCCCCGCTGGTCGGCGAGCTCCGCCCCGACGTCGTGCTGATGGACATCCGGATGCCCACGATGGACGGTCTCGCGGCGACGGAGGCCCTGCGCAAGCGCCCCGACGCCCCCGAGGTCATCGTCCTCACCACCTTCCACGCCGACGAACAGGTGCTGCGGGCCCTGCGGGCCGGGGCGGCCGGATTCGTCCTCAAGGACACCCCGCCCGCCGAGATCGTCGCGGCGGTACGGGCGGTCGCGGCGGGGGAGCCGGTGCTCTCGCCCACGGTGACACAGCAGTTGATCACGCAGGTGACGGGCGTGGACCCCCAACAGGGCCGTCGTGAAAGAGCGTTGGAGCGGCTGGCGCTGCTGGGGGAGCGGGAGAGGGAGGTGGCGGTCGCGGTCGGGCGGGGCGCGTCGAACGCGGACATCGCGGCGGAGCTCTATCTGAGCGTGGCCACCGTCAAGGCCCACGTCTCCCGCGTCCTGACGAAGCTGGACCTCAACAACCGGGTGCAGGTCGCCCTGTTGGCGCATGACGCGGGGCTGCTGGACGGGGCGGAGTAG
- a CDS encoding ribonuclease domain-containing protein has protein sequence MRIPPRIVSVTALAAALLLGGPVTASASAVPDHHAPASTAYSVTSAAAVGDICYSKLPDQAHDTLDLIEAGGPYPYPQDGTVFQNREGVLPAQSSSYYHEYTVVTPGSPDRGARRIVTGEKTKEDYYTADHYESFDLVDHTC, from the coding sequence ATGCGAATCCCCCCACGAATCGTGAGCGTCACAGCCCTCGCCGCCGCCCTCCTCCTCGGCGGCCCCGTCACCGCCTCCGCGAGCGCGGTCCCGGACCACCACGCCCCCGCGTCGACGGCGTACTCCGTCACTTCCGCCGCCGCCGTCGGCGACATCTGCTACTCCAAGCTGCCCGACCAGGCCCACGACACCCTGGACCTGATCGAGGCGGGCGGTCCCTACCCGTACCCGCAGGACGGCACCGTCTTCCAGAACAGGGAAGGCGTCCTGCCCGCGCAGAGCTCCAGCTACTACCACGAGTACACCGTGGTCACCCCTGGCTCACCGGACCGCGGCGCGCGCCGCATCGTGACCGGTGAGAAGACCAAGGAGGACTACTACACCGCCGATCACTACGAGTCCTTCGACCTGGTCGACCACACCTGCTGA